From a single Stigmatopora nigra isolate UIUO_SnigA chromosome 21, RoL_Snig_1.1, whole genome shotgun sequence genomic region:
- the bet1 gene encoding BET1 homolog → MRRANLGEAATGQYVASGYSVYEEENEHLQEGLRAKVTALKSLSIDIGTEVKYQNKMLDEMDSDFDSTGGLLGATIGRVKKLSRGSQTKLLCYMLLFCLFVFFVLYWFIKLR, encoded by the exons ATGAGGCGCGCCAACTTGG GTGAAGCAGCAACTGGGCAATATGTAGCGAGTGGATACAGTGTCTACGAAGAGGAAAATGAACATTTACAGGAGGGACTGAGGGCTAAAGTCACTGCTTTAAAAAGT CTGTCCATCGACATAGGAACGGAAGTGaagtatcaaaataaaatgctggATGAGATG GACAGCGACTTTGATTCAACGGGCGGTCTTCTCGGCGCCACCATCGGCAGAGTCAAAAAACTTTCAAGAGGCAGTCAAACCAAACTGTTGTGCTACATGTTGCTCTTCTGCCTTTTTGTATTCTTTGTACTCTACTGGTTCATCAAGTTGAGGTGA